The following proteins are encoded in a genomic region of Candidatus Methylomirabilis tolerans:
- a CDS encoding addiction module protein: MSNTLKELEAQARSLSPEERAKLAELLLESLRDAPLVEIEKAWELEIAKRVAAYDRGEVPTFSAESVFAEARRLAR; the protein is encoded by the coding sequence ATGTCTAACACACTCAAGGAACTCGAAGCTCAGGCGCGTTCGTTGTCACCCGAGGAACGTGCCAAGCTCGCCGAGCTTCTGCTGGAGTCGCTCCGCGATGCTCCACTCGTGGAGATCGAGAAGGCGTGGGAGCTAGAAATCGCGAAGCGGGTCGCCGCGTATGATCGCGGCGAGGTGCCGACATTTTCGGCGGAAAGCGTGTTTGCTGAGGCTAGACGGCTGGCCCGGTGA